One window from the genome of Yarrowia lipolytica chromosome 1B, complete sequence encodes:
- a CDS encoding uncharacterized protein (Compare to YALI0B03300g, weakly similar to uniprot|Q06436 Saccharomyces cerevisiae YLR427w weak similarity to human transcription regulator Staf-5), producing the protein MKRYILDPSGDYRGITDDPEAVPTTKQVLLMRLHPSQKSPCPICLHPEPVGPYMLECGHVFCISCLCRLSQQSESRSQHKISSQNEVTCPSCVYKDYDVSRGKFVLWDEQRPSGTDKGHLEMQMKVRISGNCAVVRDCSCEASSSSDTIPYHTQKGFESSRYLLGDRDALIGYYSSLKHAIEQETILDHNDETFSGEHVSQVVKLVENKIKESEALGGGESIEEDLDKEKDPGDDVFAHTPKGDFYVSPKKRSALKAQFPTVSHIPNHMKRPVRLRHYYQGTAGEDVYLSKLDSKIMQTAFGSLDKSPALINVPVEAVTQAKVTREMKRDAEYEHLSTDSTISLVEIDWEKTDIVTPEVLVAFTDAISRRREAREKVKRAERAAQKKIQKSMRYEEDYYYDDDDYDDGYEDEYQTNGGLPPLDLFDCVTKVVDKRW; encoded by the coding sequence ATGAAGAGATACATTTTAGACCCCTCAGGCGACTACAGAGGCATCACCGATGATCCGGAAGCCGTTCCAACGACAAAGCAGGTGCTCTTGATGCGTCTACACCCATCTCAGAAATCGCCATGTCCGATTTGCCTACACCCAGAGCCAGTGGGACCCTACATGCTGGAATGTGGGCATGTTTTCTGCATTTCCTGTTTGTGTCGACTATCGCAGCAGAGCGAGAGTCGTTCACAGCACAAAATCTCGTCTCAGAACGAAGTGACGTGTCCTTCATGTGTCTACAAAGACTACGACGTTTCCCGGGGAAAGTTCGTTCTATGGGACGAACAGCGACCGAGCGGAACTGACAAAGGCCACTTGGAAATGCAAATGAAGGTGCGAATATCTGGAAACTGTGCTGTTGTTCGAGATTGTAGCTGTGAGGCGTCGTCGAGCTCGGATACCATCCCGTACCATACACAAAAGGGCTTCGAGAGTTCGAGGTACTTGTTAGGAGATAGAGATGCTTTAATTGGCTACTATAGCTCGTTGAAGCATGCGATTGAGCAAGAGACCATTCTTGACCACAACGATGAGACGTTCTCAGGAGAGCATGTGTCTCAAGTGGTTAagttggtggagaacaagatcaaggaaAGCGAAGCATtaggaggaggagaatCGATAGAAGAGGACCTGGACAAGGAAAAGGATCCTGGGGATGATGTATTTGCACATACACCCAAGGGCGACTTCTACGTGTCCCCGAAAAAGAGATCTGCATTGAAGGCCCAGTTTCCTACTGTGTCTCATATTCCGAACCACATGAAACGACCAGTTCGTTTGCGACACTACTACCAAGGGACGGCAGGGGAGGATGTCTACTTGTCGAAACTCGATTCGAAAATCATGCAGACTGCCTTTGGGAGTCTCGACAAGAGTCCAGCACTGATCAATGTTCCTGTGGAGGCAGTTACTCAGGCGAAGGTGACGAGGGAGATGAAAAGAGACGCGGAATATGAGCATTTGTCGACAGACTCGACGATTTCACTGGTAGAGATTGACTGGGAAAAGACGGACATTGTTACACCGGAGGTTCTGGTTGCTTTCACAGACGCCATTTCTCGGAGACGCGAAGCGCGTGAAAAGGTCAAGCGGGCTGAACGAGCTgctcagaagaagatccagaaaAGCATGCGCTATGAAGAAGACTATTACTATGATGACGATGACTACGATGACGGATATGAGGATGAGTATCAGACGAACGGAGGCTTGCCCCCTCTGGACCTGTTTGATTGCGTCACCAAGGTGGTTGATAAGAGGTGGTGA
- a CDS encoding uncharacterized protein (Compare to YALI0B03322g, weakly similar to uniprot|Q02516 Saccharomyces cerevisiae YOR358w HAP5 CCAAT-binding factor subunit) — translation MENTEGYIEEREGDLEYDRMMEYEQGQEGDHEHDPHGEHGGAADNGLDQMTGTFNNVAQGLSGHYRSIMLAYWQEIISSIEHDEHEFKVHQLPLARIKKVMKADEDVKMISAEAPILFAKGCDIFITELSMRAWIHAEEHKRRTLQRSDIASALQRSDMFDFLIDIVPREEATLPPGARSRQTQSAAAAAAAAAAMYMGDEEEEYLQESLEEGHQMEGGVPGVIPTHPLQEQMGMFQQE, via the coding sequence ATGGAAAACACCGAGGGATACATTGAAGAGCGAGAGGGCGACCTTGAGTATGACCGGATGATGGAGTACGAGCAAGGCCAGGAGGGTGACCATGAACATGATCCTCACGGAGAGCATGGAGGAGCAGCCGATAACGGGCTTGACCAAATGACGGGCACCTTCAACAATGTGGCGCAGGGCCTATCGGGCCACTACCGAAGCATCATGCTGGCATACTGGCAGGAGATTATCAGCAGTATTGAGCATGATGAGCACGAGTTCAAGGTGCATCAGCTTCCTCTGGCGCGTATCAAGAAGGTGATGAAGGCCGATGAGGACGTGAAGATGATTTCTGCCGAGGCACCCATTCTGTTTGCCAAGGGATGCgacatcttcatcaccGAGCTGTCGATGCGGGCCTGGATTCACGCTGAAGAACACAAACGGCGAACCTTGCAGCGGTCCGACATTGCCTCGGCGCTACAGCGATCGGACATGTTTGATTTTCTCATTGACATTGTTCCTCGCGAAGAGGCCACCTTGCCCCCCGGCGCACGAAGTCGTCAGACCCAGTCggccgctgctgccgctgctgctgctgctgccatgTACATGGgcgacgaagaggaggagtaccTGCAGGAGTCCCTGGAGGAGGGACATCAGATGGAGGGCGGAGTTCCCGGTGTGATTCCCACTCATCCTCTTCAGGAGCAGATGGGTATGTTTCAGCAAGAGTAG
- a CDS encoding uncharacterized protein (Compare to YALI0B03344g, similar to uniprot|Q06143 Saccharomyces cerevisiae YLR348C Mitochondrial dicarboxylate transporter (Dicarboxylate carrier 1), similar to Saccharomyces cerevisiae DIC1 (YLR348C); ancestral locus Anc_1.123), which translates to MSSLQKHLPMESKTKPAEIPLSAVPPSAKIHYPFWYGGFASVVAGVFTHPLDLAKVRLQTAKTRGQGLFGTLVNVVKHEGITGVYSGLSASMLRLSTYSTMRFGMYEYLKESIAPYYYNPNKRDQNPPMYVLLPISIIAGISGGIVGNPADIINIRMQNDQSLPKDQRRNYKHAFDGLIRMYKEEGVRAMFRGLGPNCTRGVLMTSSQMVSYDSFKALLVNHLGMNPDKKATHFSASLLAGLMATTVCSPVDVVKTRIMNAHAHHSKDSAFTIFFNALKQEGPLFMFRGWLPSFVRLGPQTILTYIVLEQLKFYKIGMRH; encoded by the coding sequence ATGTCATCTTTACAAAAACACTTACCCATGGAGAGCAAGACAAAACCCGCCGAGATTCCTCTGTCTGCCGTACCTCCGTCGGCCAAAATCCACTACCCTTTCTGGTACGGAGGATTTGCGTCGGTGGTGGCTGGTGTCTTCACCCATCCTCTTGATCTCGCCAAAGTGCGTCTTCAGACGGCCAAGACACGTGGTCAGGGACTCTTTGGCACACTGGTGAACGTGGTCAAGCACGAGGGTATCACTGGTGTCTACTCCGGCCTCTCAGCCTCCATGCTGCGTCTCTCCACCTACTCCACCATGCGGTTCGgcatgtacgagtacctcaaggagtccaTTGCTCCATACTActacaaccccaacaagcGAGACCAGAACCCTCCCATGTACGTGTTGCTtcccatctccatcattgCCGGAATCAGCGGTGGTATCGTGGGAAACCCTGCcgacatcatcaacatccGAATGCAAAACGACCAGTCCTTGCCCAAGGACCAACGCAGAAACTACAAACACGCCTTTGACGGTCTGATCCGAATGTACAAAGAAGAGGGAGTTCGGGCCATGTTCCGAGGTCTCGGTCCCAACTGTACCCGAGGAGTTCTCATGACTTCGTCGCAGATGGTCTCTTACGACTCATTCAAGGCTCTGCTGGTCAACCATCTTGGAATGAACCCCGATAAGAAGGCCACCCACTTCTCCGCCTCTCTGCTGGCGGGTCTCATGGCCACCACTGTCTGTTCTCCCGTCGATGTTGTCAAGACCCGAATCATGAACGCCCATGCCCATCATTCCAAGGACTCGGCCTTTACCATTTTCTTCAACGCTCTGAAACAGGAGGGTCCTCTGTTCATGTTCCGAGGCTGGCTTCCTTCCTTTGTCCGACTCGGACCCCAGACTATTCTCACCTACAttgttcttgagcagctcaagtTCTACAAGATTGGAATGCGACATTAG
- a CDS encoding uncharacterized protein (Compare to YALI0B03366g, similar to uniprot|P14306 Saccharomyces cerevisiae YLR178C Carboxypeptidase Y inhibitor (CPY inhibitor) (Ic) (I(C)) (Protein DKA1) (Protein NSP1) (Protein TFS1)), which translates to MLARRLGVFSTTLSTSVSRAACGLRKPNSNWDIYRRAVSPKLLSTPTQRMPLITISAALTEGFKKHEVVPDVIDEFDPNTLLEITYGGENVVAVGNTLAVADTQHKPSIHASFPKDTEGTYTLVLTDPDAPSRTDNKWSEYCHYIVTGLKPGVVAEAEGAAVELDLSKGKELIPYMGPGPPPKTGKHRYVFVLYKEGAKSPEAPADRPTWGTNVPGSGTREWAKKNDLTLVTSNFFFAQNTEQ; encoded by the exons ATGCTAGCTCGTCGCCTAGGAGTGttttccaccaccttgtccaCTAGCGTGTCGAGAGCCGCCTGTGGATTGCGCAAACCCAATTCGAATTGGGACATATATAGACGGGCCGTGTCCCCCAAATTGCTCTCCACACCAACCCAGAGAATGCCTTTG attACTATTTCCGCCGCCCTGACCGAGGGATTCAAGAAGCACGAGGTCGTCCCCGACGTCATCGACGAGTTTGACCCCAACACTCTCCTCGAGATCACCTACGGAGGTGAGAACGTGGTTGCCGTCGGAAACACCCTGGCCGTCGCTGACACCCAGCACAAGCCCTCCATCCACGCCTCCTTCCCCAAGGACACCGAGGGAACCTACACTCTGGTTCTGACCGACCCCGATGCTCCCTCTCGAACCGACAACAAGTGGTCCGAGTACTGCCACTACATTGTGACTGGTCTCAAGCCCGGCGTTGttgccgaggccgaggGTGCTGCTGTCGAGCTCGATCTgtccaagggcaaggagcTCATTCCCTACATGGGCCCTGGACCCCCACCAAAGACCGGCAAGCACCGATACGTCTTTGTGCTTTACAAGGAGGGGGCCAAGTCTCCCGAGGCTCCTGCTGACCGACCCACCTGGGGCACCAACGTCCCTGGCTCTGGAACCCGGGAGtgggccaagaagaacgatCTGACCCTGGTCACCTCCAACTTCTTCTTTGCTCAGAACACTGAGCAGTAA
- a CDS encoding uncharacterized protein (Compare to YALI0B03388g, weakly similar to uniprot|Q9UTR9 Schizosaccharomyces pombe WD-repeat protein, similar to Saccharomyces cerevisiae YPR085C; ancestral locus Anc_3.391), translated as MDLSGAPVPVALLRGHTHPVTSLRFYNAFLVSGDESGWVFWWSLVTRRPLAIWKAHHEAILSLVWMDETHLLTQGRDDKLYVWRLELDAQGKSGLSVKPPSSLVADDPTDYPKPWLTYSLTVNSLNFCQVAWVNGLLAKPDLDSSDKVELLEWTDGAFRVVWNDIYPRLNGIKTGIVMDLNIMNKKLIVGYEGGAVAVFDISDRNRYTPVLNYYVVSHVQPVLSVRAHPTKKEFVSSSADSLIVKHPIKDQVVPEEEMEEPEPAKNSERPPSPKIVEVEDSPELEPPKNVVRGFDVPGLELEEGIEVKEEEKPESKPLDAVNVRHSGLSSLQLDSDGDLIMTAGWDGKVRLFTYDDISKVSVFHEREGVGCVAFSTPTTSDTANPRLAKALTTRWIAVGGKDGKIELYTIQQGNEKTLGEGRSKYIRH; from the coding sequence ATGGATTTATCAGGAGCGCCGGTCCCGGTAGCTCTGTTAAGAGGCCATACCCATCCAGTCACGAGCTTACGATTTTATAACGCCTTTCTTGTTTCAGGAGACGAAAGTGGATGGGTTTTCTGGTGGTCTTTAGTGACTCGTCGTCCGCTGGCCATCTGGAAAGCTCACCATGAGGCCATCTTATCTCTAGTTTGGATGGATGAGACACACCTGTTGACTCAGGGACGGGACGACAAGTTGTATGTTTGGCGATTGGAGTTGGATGCACAGGGTAAGAGTGGTCTCAGTGTAAAGCCGCCGAGTTCACTGGTCGCCGATGACCCTACCGACTACCCAAAACCCTGGCTGACTTATTCACTGACTGTCAATTCTCTCAACTTCTGCCAAGTGGCATGGGTCAATGGATTGCTGGCCAAACCGGATCTGGACAGCTCAGACAAAGTCGAGTTGTTGGAGTGGACTGATGGCGCATTTCGAGTTGTTTGGAACGACATTTACCCTCGTCTGAACGGAATTAAGACGGGCATTGTGATGGACCTGAATATCATGAACAAGAAACTTATAGTGGGATAcgaaggaggagctgtggCTGTATTTGACATCTCCGACAGAAACAGATACACGCCAGTGCTCAACTACTACGTGGTCAGTCACGTGCAACCGGTCTTGTCGGTCAGAGCTCATCCtaccaagaaggagtttgtgtcttcttcagcGGATTCTCTTATAGTCAAGCACCCTATCAAAGACCAGGTAGTTCctgaagaagagatggaggagcctGAACCGGCAAAGAACTCTGAGAGACCCCCGTCGCCCAAGATTGTCGAAGTGGAGGACTCGCCTGAGCTTGAACCTCCCAAAAATGTGGTACGAGGGTTCGACGTTCCTGGTCTCGAACTGGAAGAAGGTATTGAAgtgaaggaggaagagaaacCGGAATCAAAACCATTGGATGCCGTCAATGTGCGGCATTCAGGTCTGTCTTCTCTCCAACTCGATTCGGACGGAGACCTGATCATGACAGCAGGTTGGGACGGAAAAGTACGACTCTTTACTTACGACGATATATCCAAGGTCAGTGTGTTCCACGAACGAGAGGGGGTGGGATGCGTGGCCTTTTCCACGCCTACAACAAGTGACACTGCGAATCCCAGACTGGCTAAAGCTCTAACTACAAGATGGATTGCAGTAGGAGGAAAGGATGGAAAGATCGAACTGTACACGATTCAGCAAGGCAACGAGAAAACGCTAGGCGAAGGACGgtccaagtacatacgaCATTAA
- a CDS encoding uncharacterized protein (Compare to YALI0B03410g, similar to Saccharomyces cerevisiae SHE3 (YBR130C); ancestral locus Anc_3.393, some similarities with uniprot|Q8IDX6 Plasmodium falciparum Reticulocyte binding protein 2) has translation MTVGNGKTVDGSSAAANEFGEVRTPDLDIISLSDLSDDRVQALKDEIARRSMSLQALESLAQELPTKRDATDTEDSMLHTDIVSLGLSENGGSASISPSSTTTTTTTLDPKVRDSHHKRDSNASKSSRDSMYDHTYINQFIQKGLSDSVGSNTSKVIAGLQNTIDTLRRELKDQNAKYIEAKKGRDALSKRCDNQNQSMESLKHQNEMLNTMIERKERQIHDVEHKMAVQKSRAQTLEKEHADNEARMIDMEERTAAAEDKYHHLQASADASADGLRRKEEYLRAEFKTLQDSIMAVSNAQAEKLQKEEEWRQEIINKLTREEELRNQIRKHQLDFEKLAAQREAKIQTMLVEFKKGIQGHGSTVDDTVLKLEQLSKETTDALEVLKKSQRELVKENEELRARESAPSSSSAVED, from the coding sequence ATGACTGTGGGGAACGGCAAGACGGTAGACGGGAGCAGCGCCGCGGCCAACGAGTTTGGCGAGGTTCGAACGCCGGATTTGGACATCATTTCTCTCAGCGACCTGTCAGACGACCGGGTCCAGGCTCTAAAGGACGAAATCGCCCGACGCAGCATGTCTCTCCAGGCTCTTGAATCGCTGGCCCAAGAGCTACCAACCAAGAGAGACGCCACCGACACAGAAGACAGCATGTTGCATACGGACATAGTCAGCTTGGGGCTGTCTGAGAACGGGGGATCTGCCTCCATCAGCCCcagctccaccaccaccaccaccaccactctggATCCCAAGGTACGGGACAGCCATCACAAGCGAGACAGCAACGCGTCCAAGTCGTCACGAGATTCCATGTACGACCACACCTACATCAACCAGTTCATCCAGAAGGGTCTTTCCGACTCTGTGGgctccaacacctccaaggtGATTGCGGGGCTGCAAAACACAATTGACACGCTAAGGCgggagctcaaggaccagAACGCAAAGTACATTGAGGCCAAAAAGGGCCGCGATGCGCTGTCCAAGCGGTGTGACAACCAGAACCAGTCGATGGAGTCACTCAAGCACCAGAACGAGATGCTCAACACCATGATCGAACGCAAAGAGCGCCAGATCCACGACGTGGAACACAAGATGGCAGTGcaaaagtcacgtgcccaGACACTCGAAAAGGAGCACGCCGACAATGAGGCCCGCATGATCGATATGGAGGAGCGCACCGCAGCGGCCGAAGACAAGTACCATCATCTACAGGCGTCTGCGGACGCTTCTGCGGACGGCTTACGACGAAAGGAGGAGTATCTGCGGGCGGAGTTCAAGACGCTACAAGATTCGATCATGGCGGTCAGCAACGCACAGGCAGAGAAGCTCcaaaaggaggaggaatgGAGACAGGAGATCATCAACAAACTGACccgggaggaggagctgcgCAACCAGATACGCAAACACCAGCTGGACTTTGAGAAGCTGGCTGCCCAGCGAGAAGCAAAGATACAGACCATGCTGGTAGAGTTCAAAAAGGGAATACAGGGTCACGGGTCCACTGTGGACGACACAGTACTGAAACTGGAACAGCTGTCCAAAGAAACTACAGACGCATTGGAGGTGTTGAAAAAGAGCCAGAGAGAGCTGGTGAAAGAAAATGAAGAGTTGAGAGCGAGAGAGAGTGCACCATCGAGCAGTTCAGCTGTGGAGGACTAA
- a CDS encoding uncharacterized protein (Compare to YALI0B03476g, similar to uniprot|Q9Y7R3 Schizosaccharomyces pombe Condensin complex subunit 2 (p105)), with amino-acid sequence MARPARRRSSGRFLQQGESEPSLQKLVHMNDDAAEKQKRRQSKRLSILPGAVSLGSPGANAGEDVDEGLRDHLNNAAPQVPIMANFEEWMKMVNDNKINAQNSWNFALIDYFHDMSLLKEGDGINFQRASVTLDGCMKIYSSRIDSAATETGRLLTGLATKQGREDIGNEDDEEEGQEGEEGEGGEKKKKTVRPRGVTLAKSFEENAAKKLELELSIDPLFKKMCADFDEGGAKGMLMNSLGIDKNGRVVFDGDFDQEISKGDFADLSEDEDMEDDSADSFSLQQLGAKFFPDLSILATKSVCPSAAMIEAALKDPSNLPEGLQVDNLDDRPSMPELDYGGDEDILDDAALGDIGFDDLGAGGDDDGPGGPVEDFEFGYNPMNEQYAEIAQDVAIPGGVGPSDPRYKPTINEADLLAYFDHTLKKNWAGPEHWKVQKLRGDIQKKAIESRDNVGEDGEEGEEGEKADKTKKKAAPVEVDFISEDNDIDEAVLFGRPAHMSTLSLTKAQQRSDTNNLLPNDEHFSTDNLVKLFIKPGKRITGLLFKHRVTLQSEKDADQHFWAQHFNEELAEYGVQGPEPEPVDIPGQNDDGDDFGGYDDFDDYGGATDMGGPHNASFLGLPKAHPEYVSYAKVAKRVDVRKLKDNLWRVMDYEKVDELVDNGDMVEDAAKVEEKRFTQLVEQVGAEYPRQQKQEISTSFVFICLLHLANEKGLSIDQQDDLADLAISKDMNVRLDQLGA; translated from the coding sequence ATGGCAAGACCAGCTCGACGACGGTCTTCCGGACGGTTTCTCCAACAGGGCGAATCCGAGCCTTCTCTGCAAAAACTGGTCCATATGAACGACGACGCTGccgagaagcagaagcgaCGACAGTCCAAGCGTCTCAGTATTCttcctggagctgtttcGCTCGGTTCTCCTGGCGCCAATGCTGGTGAGGACGTTGACGAGGGCCTTAGAGATCATCTGAACAATGCTGCTCCCCAAGTTCCCATCATGGCCAACTTTGAGGAGTGGATGAAGATGGTGAACGACAACAAGATCAATGCGCAGAATTCGTGGAATTTCGCGCTCATTGACTACTTTCATGACATGTCGCTGCTTAAGGAGGGCGACGGAATCAACTTCCAACGTGCTTCCGTCACTCTGGACGGTTGTATGAAGATTTACTCGTCTCGTATTGACTCCGCAGCCACCGAGACTGGTCGATTGTTGACTGGACTGGCTACTAAGCAAGGACGAGAGGATATCGGTAatgaagacgacgaggaggaagggCAGGAGGGTGAGGAAGGGgagggaggagagaagaagaaaaaaaccgTTCGTCCTCGAGGAGTTACTCTGGCTAAGAGCTTTGAGGAGAATGCTGCTAAGAAGCTTGAGCTCGAACTCTCTATCGATCCTCTTTTCAAGAAGATGTGTGCCGATTTCGATGAGGGAGGCGCCAAGGGCATGCTGATGAACTCTCTGGGCATCGACAAGAATGGTCGCGTGGTTTTCGATGGAGATTTCGACCAGGAGATTAGTAAGGGAGATTTTGCCGACCTTAGCGAAGACGAAGACATGGAGGATGATAGTGCCGACAGCTTTtctctgcagcagctggggGCGAAGTTTTTCCCCGACCTGTCTATTCTGGCAACAAAGTCCGTCTGTCCTTCTGCAGCTATGATcgaggctgctctcaaggacccTAGTAATCTTCCCGAGGGTCTGCAAGTCGACAATCTCGATGACCGACCTTCCATGCCAGAGCTCGACTACGGAGGAGACGAAGACATTCTGGACGATGCCGCTCTTGGAGATATTGGTTTTGACGACCTTGGAGCAGGAGGCGATGACGATGGACCTGGAGGTCCCGTGGAGGATTTCGAGTTTGGATACAACCCCATGAACGAGCAGTATGCCGAGATTGCTCAGGATGTGGCTATTCCAGGCGGGGTGGGTCCCTCTGACCCTCGATACAAGCCCACCATTAACGAGGCTGATCTTCTGGCGTACTTTGATCACaccttgaagaagaactGGGCCGGCCCTGAGCACTGGAAGGTCCAAAAGCTGCGGGGAGATAttcagaagaaggccattGAAAGCAGAGATAatgttggagaagatggagaggaaggagaagaaggcgaGAAGGCTGACAagacaaagaagaaggccgcTCCTGTCGAAGTTGACTTCATTTCCGAAGATAACGATATTGACGAGGCTGTGCTGTTTGGTCGACCAGCACACATGTCTACTCTGTCGCTCACCAAGGCCCAGCAGCGATCTGATACCAACAACCTGCTCCCTAACGACGAGCACTTCTCCACCGACAATCTTGTCAAGCTGTTCATCAAGCCCGGCAAGCGAATCACCGGTCTACTGTTCAAGCATCGAGTCACTCTCCAGAGCGAAAAGGACGCCGACCAACATTTCTGGGCTCAGCATTTcaacgaggagctggcagAATACGGTGTTCAGGGCCCTGAACCTGAACCTGTTGATATACCTGGCCAGAACGACGATGGAGATGATTTCGGCGGCTAtgacgactttgacgacTATGGAGGAGCTACAGATATGGGTGGGCCTCACAATGCGTCGTTCCTGGGCCTGCCCAAGGCTCATCCAGAGTACGTTTCGTACGCCAAGGTGGCCAAGCGAGTGGATGTTCGTAAATTGAAGGACAACCTTTGGAGAGTCATGGATTATGAAAAGGTGGACGAGTTGGTGGACAATGGCGACATGGTTGAGGATGCAGcaaaggtggaggagaagagattCACCCAGCTCGTGGAGCAGGTGGGAGCCGAGTACCCCCGACAACAGAAGCAGGAGATCTCCACCTCGTTTGTGTTCATCTGTCTGTTGCATCTGGCTAACGAGAAGGGTCTCAGTATCGACCAGCAGGATGATTTGGCCGACTTGGCCATCAGCAAGGATATGAATGTTCGCCTGGATCAGCTGGGAGCATAA